A genome region from Salvelinus alpinus chromosome 26, SLU_Salpinus.1, whole genome shotgun sequence includes the following:
- the slc39a7 gene encoding zinc transporter Slc39a7 — protein MMAHGRLLALFTGAVLLLAAQLTVAHSHSHDHGHAHSHGGGGCHGHSHGGQKLHQGASKWSAEANLPPAEESHHGHAHDHGHAHDHGHAHEHKEESGHRHTQGGERVKRQVEGEKRDIVELWMQAIGATLLISAAPFLILFLIPVQSNTDQNQNLLKVLLSFASGGLLGDAFLHLIPHALEPHSHHGDEGQGHSDSEESQYHGHSHGAAHGHMMSVGLWVLGGIVAFLVVEKFVRLLKGGHGHSHSHSQAAPKAKESDGEEKKKNEGEKDLKEKKDETTPKEVEEKTTDIKVSGYLNLAADFTHNFTDGLAIGASFLVGPAVGTVTTLTILLHEVPHEIGDFAILVQSGCTKKKAMCLQLLTALGALAGTACSLLAEGVGAAATAWILPFTAGGFVYIATVTVLPELLVGRSSLGQSVMEILAMLVGIYMMVLIAEYE, from the exons ATGATGGCCCATGGACGTCTGCTAGCACTGTTCACAGGAGCGGTGCTGTTGCTAGCCGCCCAGCTAACTGTTGCTCACAGTCACTCTCATGACCATGGGCATGCACATTCGCATGGGGGTGGCGGTTGCCATGGTCATTCCCATGGCGGTCAGAAGCTACACCAGGGGGCGAGCAAGTGGAGTGCTGAGGCCAACCTGCCCCCAGCAGAGGAGTCACACCACGGTCATGCACATGACCACGGTCATGCACATGACCACGGTCATGCTCATGAGCACAAGGAGGAGAGTGGACACAGGCACACccaaggaggggagagggtgaagaggcaggtggagggagagaagagggacatAGTGGAGCTCTGGATGCAG GCCATCGGTGCCACTCTGCTGATCAGTGCTGCTcccttcctcatcctcttcctgaTCCCGGTCCAGTCCAATACAGACCAGAACCAGAACCTCTTGAAGGTGCTGCTGAGCTTCGCCTCTGGTGGCCTGCTGGGAGACGCCTTCCTGCACCTCATCCCTCACGCCCTAG AGCCTCACTCTCACCATGGAGACGAGGGACAAGGCCACTCTGACAGTGAAGAATCACAGTATCATGGCCATTCACATG GTGCCGCCCATGGTCACATGATGTCAGTAGGGCTGTGGGTTCTCGGTGGAATCGTGGCCTTCCTGGTGGTGGAGAAATTTGTTCGCCTCCTGAAGGGTGGACACGgacactcccactcccactctcagG CTGCTCCTAAGGCAAAGGAGAGTGACGGGGAGGAAAAAAAGAAGAACGAGGGTGAGAAAGATTTAAAAGAAAAGAAAGATGAGACGACTCCAAAAGAAGTGGAGGAGAAAACTACAG ATATCAAGGTATCGGGCTACCTGAACCTGGCTGCTGACTTCACACACAATTTCACTGACGGGCTGGCCATCGGGGCATCGTTCCTGGTGGGCCCAGCAGTAGGCACAGTCACCACTCTCACCATCCTGCTGCATGAGGTGCCCCACGAGATTGGCGACTTTGCCATCCTGGTCCAGTCTGGCTGCACCAAGAAGAAG GCCATGTGTCTACAGCTGCTGACAGCCTTGGGGGCTCTTGCCGGCACAGCCTGCTCCCTATTGGCTGAGGGGGTGGGCGCGGCCGCCACAGCCTGGATCCTACCATTCACTGCGGGTGGCTTTGTGTACATTGCCACTGTGACGGTTCTGCCTGAGCTGCTGGTTGGCCGCTCCAGTCTGGGCCAATCAGTGATGGAGATCCTAGCGATGCTGGTTGGAATTTACATGATGGTGCTAATCGCAGAGTATGAGTGA